One Hyphomicrobium sp. CS1GBMeth3 DNA window includes the following coding sequences:
- a CDS encoding LemA family protein, translated as MTRAFASLGFRPFALLAVAFAALSLGGCGVNNIPTYEQSAKAAWAEVQNQYKRRTDLIPNLVESVKGFAEQERKVLTDVTEARAKAVSVQVPADILTNPEAMKQFQDAQNTLGGALRQLLAVVERYPDIKSGQNFLALQSQIEGTENRISIARRDYIQAVRQYNTEIATFPGRLWKMVLYPSAQEMATFDIPAEEQAVPKVDFGTSK; from the coding sequence ATGACCCGCGCTTTCGCTTCCCTCGGTTTCCGTCCGTTCGCCTTGCTCGCCGTCGCCTTCGCGGCGCTGTCGCTCGGCGGCTGTGGCGTCAACAACATTCCGACCTATGAGCAGAGCGCCAAGGCCGCCTGGGCGGAGGTGCAGAACCAGTACAAACGGCGCACTGATCTCATCCCGAACCTCGTCGAGAGCGTGAAGGGATTCGCGGAGCAGGAGCGCAAGGTGCTCACCGATGTCACGGAGGCGCGCGCCAAGGCCGTCAGCGTGCAGGTGCCGGCCGATATCCTGACCAATCCTGAGGCGATGAAGCAGTTCCAGGATGCGCAGAACACGCTCGGCGGCGCGCTTCGGCAGCTTCTCGCGGTTGTCGAGCGCTATCCCGATATCAAGTCCGGGCAGAACTTCCTGGCGTTGCAGAGCCAGATCGAGGGCACCGAGAACCGCATCTCCATCGCGCGGCGCGACTACATTCAGGCCGTGCGCCAATACAACACCGAGATCGCGACATTCCCCGGACGGCTTTGGAAGATGGTGCTCTATCCGTCCGCGCAGGAGATGGCGACGTTCGACATTCCTGCTGAAGAGCAAGCGGTACCAAAGGTCGATTTCGGCACGAGCAAGTGA
- a CDS encoding ParA family protein — translation MKFEGRPRIVMRNTVAVMNTKGGVGKSTLVLAVAETLSTYHGKNVLVVDSDSQASVSSMLMTIPNLHRLQQNGLTMVDFLVARVLQDAPADWLRFVVRNVSDVDDAQSVFLIPSDMQLTLFEREVSKVSQHARLRAVIGELLREARNVFDIILIDCPPGLSVLTESWLREADFHISPTKADYISVCGLEVFRRFKALNPEMGFAENLGVLVNMKDLGSPTEEDYHAWLLSNPENRCFDQVIPRAIALQEAARFHTPDRSYFAKYPGETGKAVRHLCEEILTRMGLASAATSIPAAPPPLPQAPETPDDTTARVSTEQPAT, via the coding sequence ATGAAGTTTGAGGGGAGGCCGCGCATCGTCATGCGCAATACGGTTGCTGTCATGAACACGAAGGGCGGTGTCGGCAAATCGACCCTTGTGCTCGCCGTGGCTGAAACTCTGTCGACGTACCACGGCAAGAACGTGTTGGTGGTCGATAGCGATTCGCAGGCCTCCGTCTCCAGCATGCTGATGACGATCCCGAATCTGCATCGCCTGCAGCAAAACGGACTGACGATGGTCGACTTCCTCGTCGCGCGTGTGCTGCAGGACGCCCCGGCCGACTGGCTGCGCTTCGTTGTGCGCAATGTATCCGACGTCGACGACGCGCAGAGCGTCTTCCTGATCCCGAGCGACATGCAGCTCACGCTGTTCGAGCGCGAGGTGTCGAAGGTATCGCAGCATGCACGCCTGCGCGCCGTGATCGGCGAGCTCCTGCGTGAGGCGCGCAACGTGTTCGACATCATTCTGATCGACTGCCCGCCGGGCCTGTCGGTGCTGACCGAGAGCTGGCTGCGCGAAGCAGACTTCCACATCTCGCCGACCAAGGCCGACTACATCTCGGTCTGCGGTCTCGAGGTCTTCCGCCGTTTCAAGGCGCTGAACCCGGAGATGGGCTTCGCGGAGAACCTCGGCGTGCTCGTCAACATGAAGGACCTCGGCTCGCCGACCGAGGAGGACTATCACGCTTGGCTCTTGAGCAATCCGGAAAACCGCTGCTTCGACCAAGTGATCCCGCGCGCCATCGCGCTGCAGGAGGCAGCCCGCTTCCACACGCCGGACCGATCCTATTTTGCCAAGTATCCGGGTGAGACAGGCAAGGCCGTGCGCCACCTGTGCGAGGAGATCCTGACGCGCATGGGTCTTGCTTCCGCCGCGACGTCCATTCCGGCGGCGCCGCCTCCGCTCCCTCAGGCACCGGAGACGCCCGACGACACGACGGCCCGGGTGTCGACCGAGCAGCCTGCGACCTGA
- the trxA gene encoding thioredoxin — MDLGGLKPGGASPGAQDVITDGTSASFAKDVIDASRSALVLVDFWAAWCGPCKQLTPILEKVVKSYNGKVRLVKINTDEHPAIAGQLRIQSLPTVYAFRDGRPLDGFMGALPESQVRSFIDRLLGEGGEDDLAGVLEAAEAALDQGDLQTAAEAFAAVLQEDQQNVQALAGLARCYLASGDTTRAEQTLALVPPDKQGSAPVQSARAALDLAKIAGQDDNSAELEQRLAANPADLKARFDLAVALAARGKKEEALEHLLDLVRRDRNWNDQAARKQLVLLFDAWGPKDPSTLEGRRRLSSILFS, encoded by the coding sequence ATGGACCTGGGAGGATTGAAACCCGGCGGGGCTTCGCCGGGGGCGCAGGACGTGATCACGGATGGAACCTCGGCGAGCTTCGCCAAGGACGTCATCGATGCGTCTCGGAGCGCGCTCGTCCTCGTCGACTTCTGGGCCGCCTGGTGCGGCCCGTGCAAGCAGCTGACGCCGATCCTCGAGAAGGTGGTCAAGAGCTACAACGGCAAGGTGCGTCTGGTGAAGATCAACACCGACGAGCATCCCGCCATCGCCGGCCAGCTTCGCATCCAGTCCCTGCCGACGGTCTATGCCTTCCGCGACGGTCGTCCGCTGGACGGTTTCATGGGCGCGCTGCCGGAGAGTCAGGTGCGCAGCTTCATCGATCGCCTGCTGGGCGAAGGCGGCGAGGATGATCTCGCAGGCGTGCTTGAGGCGGCTGAAGCCGCCCTCGATCAGGGCGACCTGCAGACCGCAGCGGAAGCCTTCGCCGCCGTGCTGCAGGAGGACCAGCAGAACGTGCAGGCTTTGGCCGGCCTTGCCCGTTGCTATCTGGCAAGCGGTGACACGACACGCGCCGAGCAGACGCTCGCCCTCGTGCCGCCCGACAAGCAGGGAAGCGCGCCGGTACAAAGCGCGCGCGCTGCCCTCGATCTTGCGAAGATCGCAGGCCAGGACGACAACAGCGCCGAGCTCGAGCAGCGGCTCGCGGCCAATCCGGCGGACCTCAAGGCGCGGTTCGATCTCGCCGTCGCCCTGGCTGCGCGCGGCAAGAAGGAAGAGGCCCTCGAGCATCTGCTCGATCTCGTCCGGCGCGACCGCAACTGGAACGACCAGGCCGCGCGCAAGCAGCTTGTGCTGCTCTTTGATGCCTGGGGACCCAAGGACCCGAGCACTCTCGAAGGCCGTCGTCGCCTATCCTCAATCCTGTTCAGCTGA
- a CDS encoding LON peptidase substrate-binding domain-containing protein translates to MAFADQYRHPSDLPPRLPLFPLRGAILLPGSTLPLNIFEPRYLEMIEDVMSGSRMLGLVQPVGSDDEESPPGNTVPLRRIGGAGRVTSYQELDDGRIAIALTGISRFEIVGEAESGRPYRTATVSYDRFAADLTRGLGEELVDRPRLIEALRTYLEEHNLKTDWSVIDRAPSEFLVNALCVMCPYGPEEKQALLEANDLKSRAEVLVALAEMESATRGGSGGTLQ, encoded by the coding sequence GTGGCCTTTGCCGACCAATACAGGCATCCGTCTGACCTTCCGCCGCGCCTTCCGCTGTTTCCGTTGCGGGGAGCCATCCTGCTTCCGGGCTCGACGCTGCCGCTCAACATCTTCGAGCCGCGCTACCTCGAGATGATCGAGGACGTGATGAGCGGATCGCGGATGCTGGGTCTCGTGCAGCCGGTGGGATCCGACGACGAGGAAAGTCCGCCCGGCAACACCGTGCCGCTGCGCCGCATCGGCGGTGCCGGTCGCGTGACGAGCTACCAGGAACTCGACGACGGCCGCATCGCCATCGCGCTGACCGGCATCTCGCGCTTCGAGATCGTGGGTGAAGCCGAGAGCGGCCGCCCCTACCGTACGGCGACCGTGAGCTACGACCGCTTCGCCGCCGATCTGACGCGCGGCCTCGGTGAGGAGCTGGTCGATCGCCCGCGCCTGATCGAGGCGCTTCGCACCTATCTCGAGGAGCACAATCTGAAGACCGATTGGTCGGTGATCGATCGCGCACCGAGCGAGTTTCTGGTCAACGCTTTGTGCGTCATGTGCCCGTACGGTCCCGAGGAGAAGCAGGCGCTGCTCGAGGCCAACGACCTCAAGTCGCGCGCCGAGGTTCTGGTGGCGCTCGCCGAGATGGAAAGCGCCACGCGCGGCGGCTCCGGCGGCACGTTGCAGTAA
- a CDS encoding Trm112 family protein, whose translation MPDNTRSDQSPEEPDPKLLELLVCPVTKGPLTYDRAARELISEKANLAFPIKNGVPLMTVEAARSLDAPAPPGGSPSTSS comes from the coding sequence ATGCCCGACAACACGCGCTCCGACCAATCGCCCGAGGAGCCAGACCCGAAGCTTCTGGAGCTTCTGGTGTGCCCGGTGACCAAGGGACCTTTGACTTACGACCGTGCAGCCCGCGAGTTGATCAGTGAAAAGGCCAACCTGGCTTTTCCGATAAAGAACGGCGTGCCGTTGATGACCGTTGAGGCCGCGCGCTCGCTCGATGCCCCCGCACCTCCGGGGGGATCTCCTTCCACATCGTCGTAA
- a CDS encoding GNAT family N-acyltransferase: MTIARQGRMRGITKRIAGRWQERPRLNAPRGLLALRTLNDAKPAPMLPFVRKPPAKVYGRIGDLEVRLAQGRKDILSAQRLRYEVFYEEMSATPSMIAGMRRLDQDPYDAICDHLLVEDHSVGARTVAGAWARSRRPHVVGTYRVLRQEVAQRSLGFYTAGEYDIGPLIAAKSPRYRFMELGRSCVLQPYRTKRSVELLWHGLWTYVREHKVDVMIGCASFEGTDPKAHAMALSFLHHHALAPDEWRCRAHDRLYVPMDRVPRDKVDTKAALKALPPLIKGYLRLGAFVGDGAVIDRQFGTIDVLIVLPVENIDPRYFGYFGAPDELRSRVAVEV; encoded by the coding sequence ATGACCATCGCTCGGCAAGGCAGGATGCGCGGCATCACGAAGCGCATCGCTGGGCGGTGGCAGGAGCGCCCGCGCCTCAATGCGCCGCGCGGCCTCCTCGCTTTGCGCACGCTGAACGATGCCAAGCCGGCACCGATGTTGCCGTTCGTGCGCAAGCCGCCGGCCAAGGTCTATGGCCGCATCGGCGACCTCGAAGTGCGCTTGGCGCAGGGACGCAAGGACATCCTGAGCGCCCAGCGGCTTCGCTACGAGGTGTTCTACGAGGAAATGAGCGCCACGCCGAGCATGATCGCCGGCATGCGCCGCCTCGATCAGGATCCTTACGACGCCATCTGCGATCACCTGCTGGTCGAGGATCATAGCGTCGGCGCGCGGACAGTAGCTGGCGCCTGGGCCCGCTCCCGCCGCCCCCACGTCGTCGGCACCTACCGCGTGCTGCGCCAGGAGGTCGCCCAGCGATCGCTCGGCTTCTACACCGCGGGCGAGTACGACATCGGCCCGCTGATTGCGGCCAAGTCCCCGCGCTACCGCTTCATGGAGCTGGGCCGCTCGTGCGTGCTTCAGCCCTACCGCACCAAGCGTTCGGTGGAGCTGCTCTGGCACGGCCTCTGGACGTATGTGCGCGAGCACAAAGTCGACGTCATGATCGGCTGCGCGAGCTTCGAGGGGACCGACCCCAAGGCCCACGCTATGGCGCTGAGCTTCCTGCACCACCATGCTCTCGCGCCGGACGAGTGGCGCTGCCGCGCCCATGACCGGCTCTATGTCCCGATGGACCGGGTCCCCCGCGATAAGGTGGACACGAAAGCAGCGTTGAAAGCACTGCCTCCGCTGATCAAGGGCTATCTGCGGCTCGGCGCCTTTGTCGGCGACGGCGCCGTGATCGATCGCCAGTTCGGAACCATCGATGTGTTGATCGTGCTGCCGGTCGAGAACATCGACCCGCGCTACTTCGGCTACTTCGGCGCCCCCGACGAGCTGAGAAGCCGCGTCGCCGTCGAGGTTTAG
- the mutS gene encoding DNA mismatch repair protein MutS — translation MAGARRNRRDDAAEVHPTPAAAADSDAPAVQASAPPAAGIGEATPSMAQFLEIKTANPDSLLWYRMGDFYELFFDDAVVASQALGIVLTKRGKHLGQDIPMCGVPVVRADEYLQRLIKLGYRVAVCEQLEDPAEARKRGSKAVVRRDVVRLVTPGTLTEETLLDAKSRNYLTALFRAPSEAEGPLIGSDASVALASLDISTGEFEVGETRGRDLPGELVRLAPSEVIVSDALIGEADLKAWIERAGGAATPVPQASFDSLAGERDLKARLGVVDLGAFGTFSRAELATIGALLRYVDLTQIGKKPVVRPPHRSGAGATLVIDAASRASLELVRSTSGEKAGSLLDAIDHTVTGAGARELAARLATPLTDPHAIEARLDAVALLVDDEPLRDAVRATLKGAPDLARAVSRLAFGRGGPRDLKGIAQGLAASAEVARHLSAKAGVINFPDELARLLKRIDGQGAELRALLDAALVDEPPHLRRDGGFVRRGFRPALDDAIALRDNCRRVMAELEGRYVEETGIKTLKIRHNNILGYFIEVTQANAKPLSEPPLSDIFRHRQTMANAMRFTTVELSEIEGRIASAAERALSIEQEIFNELAAAVAREERVLSDVGAALAELDHTTALAHLAHNERYVRPVVDDSQAFEIRGGRHPVVEQALRRAKGPQFVANDCVLGRADAESTPAQDDMPDARIWLVTGPNMAGKSTFLRQNALIAILAQIGSFVPAVEAHIGVVDRLFSRVGAADDLARGRSTFMVEMVETAAILNQATSRSLVILDEIGRGTATFDGLSIAWAAVEYLHETSAGRVLFATHYHELTALSGRLASVANVTMDVKEWRDDIVFLHRIKAGAADRSYGIQVAKLAGLPAPVIGRAREVLALLEKADRRRGQSNGPLEELPLFASARTENPPAASGPSEVEAALDSINPDELSPKAALDALYRLKQLRADATGK, via the coding sequence ATGGCGGGGGCACGACGAAATCGCAGGGACGACGCGGCGGAGGTCCATCCGACCCCCGCGGCCGCAGCCGACAGCGATGCCCCCGCCGTTCAGGCTTCCGCGCCGCCGGCCGCCGGCATCGGCGAGGCGACGCCCTCGATGGCCCAGTTCCTCGAGATCAAGACGGCCAACCCGGACAGCCTGCTCTGGTACCGGATGGGCGACTTCTACGAGCTGTTCTTCGACGACGCGGTCGTTGCCTCCCAGGCGCTAGGGATTGTGCTGACCAAGCGCGGCAAGCATCTCGGCCAGGACATCCCCATGTGCGGCGTGCCCGTAGTGCGCGCCGACGAGTACCTGCAGCGCCTGATCAAGCTCGGCTACCGCGTCGCCGTTTGCGAGCAGCTCGAGGATCCCGCCGAGGCCAGAAAGCGCGGCTCCAAGGCCGTCGTCCGGCGCGACGTCGTTCGCCTCGTCACACCCGGTACGCTGACCGAGGAGACGCTGCTCGACGCCAAGAGCCGCAACTACCTGACCGCGCTCTTCCGCGCCCCATCCGAGGCAGAGGGGCCGCTGATCGGCTCCGATGCGAGCGTGGCGCTGGCGTCCCTCGATATCTCGACCGGCGAGTTCGAGGTCGGCGAGACGCGCGGGCGCGATCTTCCGGGCGAGCTCGTGCGCCTCGCGCCAAGCGAGGTCATCGTGTCGGATGCTCTGATCGGCGAAGCGGACCTCAAGGCCTGGATCGAGCGCGCTGGCGGCGCGGCCACGCCGGTGCCGCAGGCGTCGTTCGACAGTCTGGCCGGCGAGCGCGATCTGAAGGCGCGCCTCGGCGTCGTCGACCTTGGCGCGTTCGGCACCTTTTCGCGGGCTGAGCTTGCCACCATCGGCGCGCTCTTGCGCTACGTGGACCTCACTCAGATCGGCAAGAAGCCCGTCGTGCGCCCGCCGCACCGCTCGGGCGCCGGCGCAACGCTCGTCATCGATGCCGCGAGCCGCGCCAGCCTCGAGCTTGTCCGTTCGACGTCCGGCGAGAAGGCGGGCAGCCTGCTCGACGCCATCGACCACACCGTGACTGGAGCCGGCGCCCGCGAGCTGGCCGCGCGGCTTGCGACGCCGCTGACCGACCCGCACGCGATCGAGGCTCGGCTCGACGCCGTCGCCCTGCTCGTCGATGACGAGCCGCTGCGCGACGCGGTGCGCGCAACGCTCAAGGGCGCGCCGGATCTCGCCCGCGCCGTCTCACGCCTCGCGTTCGGCCGCGGCGGCCCGCGCGATCTGAAAGGCATCGCTCAGGGCCTCGCCGCATCCGCCGAGGTCGCGCGCCACTTGAGCGCCAAGGCCGGCGTGATCAATTTCCCCGATGAGCTGGCACGCCTGCTCAAGCGCATTGACGGCCAGGGCGCCGAGCTGCGCGCATTGCTCGATGCGGCCCTCGTCGACGAGCCGCCGCACCTGCGCCGCGATGGCGGCTTCGTGCGCCGCGGCTTCCGGCCGGCCCTCGATGACGCGATCGCGCTGCGCGACAACTGCCGCCGCGTCATGGCCGAGCTGGAAGGCCGCTATGTCGAAGAAACCGGCATCAAAACGCTCAAGATCCGCCACAACAACATTCTCGGCTACTTCATCGAAGTGACGCAGGCAAACGCCAAGCCGCTTTCCGAGCCGCCACTGTCCGACATCTTCCGGCACCGCCAGACCATGGCAAACGCCATGCGCTTCACCACGGTCGAACTGTCGGAGATCGAGGGCCGCATTGCCTCCGCCGCCGAGCGGGCATTGTCGATCGAGCAGGAGATCTTCAACGAGCTGGCTGCGGCGGTAGCCCGCGAGGAGCGGGTGCTGTCCGACGTCGGCGCCGCGCTCGCAGAGCTGGATCACACGACGGCGTTGGCTCACCTGGCTCACAATGAGCGCTATGTCCGCCCGGTCGTCGATGATAGCCAAGCCTTCGAGATCCGCGGCGGCCGCCATCCGGTGGTGGAGCAGGCTCTGCGTCGCGCCAAAGGCCCGCAGTTCGTCGCCAACGATTGCGTCCTGGGCCGCGCCGACGCAGAGAGCACGCCGGCTCAGGACGACATGCCGGACGCACGCATCTGGCTCGTCACCGGCCCTAATATGGCGGGTAAGTCGACCTTTCTGCGCCAGAACGCGCTGATCGCCATCCTGGCCCAGATTGGGTCCTTCGTGCCGGCGGTCGAGGCGCACATCGGCGTCGTCGACCGCCTGTTCAGCCGCGTCGGCGCCGCCGACGATCTCGCGCGTGGCCGTTCGACGTTCATGGTCGAGATGGTCGAGACCGCCGCCATCCTGAACCAGGCGACGTCGCGCTCGCTCGTCATCCTCGACGAGATCGGCCGCGGCACGGCAACGTTCGACGGCCTCTCCATCGCCTGGGCTGCCGTCGAGTACCTGCACGAAACAAGCGCAGGGCGCGTGTTGTTCGCCACCCACTACCATGAGCTGACGGCCCTGTCCGGTCGCCTCGCCTCGGTCGCCAACGTGACCATGGACGTCAAGGAGTGGCGCGACGACATCGTCTTCCTGCACCGGATCAAGGCCGGCGCGGCCGACCGCTCCTACGGTATCCAGGTCGCGAAGCTCGCAGGCCTGCCGGCGCCCGTTATCGGCCGCGCCCGCGAGGTCCTGGCACTCTTGGAGAAGGCGGACCGCCGCCGTGGCCAGTCCAACGGGCCGCTGGAGGAGCTGCCCCTGTTCGCCTCCGCCCGGACGGAGAATCCGCCCGCCGCAAGCGGCCCGTCCGAGGTCGAGGCGGCGCTCGATTCCATTAACCCCGACGAGCTTTCGCCCAAGGCGGCCCTCGACGCGCTCTACCGCTTGAAGCAGCTTCGGGCGGATGCGACGGGCAAATGA